In Setaria italica strain Yugu1 chromosome I, Setaria_italica_v2.0, whole genome shotgun sequence, the genomic window CCGCGCCGCGGAAGTGGCAGAGCACGGCGAAGGCGACGAGGACGCGCCAGCCGTTGGGCGCCAGCTGCGACGGCGCGATGCCGTAGTGCGCGAGCGCGCCGGCGACGAAGGGGTGCAGCGGTAGGCGCATCCCCGCCGCGAACGCCTGCGCGTGCACGCAGATCGGCACCGCGGACGCGGCGGCTCCGCCCCGGCCCctgggctgcggcggcgggtcgcaCGCGGACTGGGAGGCGCCCGCGGGGATCAGGCCGAACCCCTCGGGGACGCCGTACctggcgcggaggccggcgaggGACTCCTGCGTGCGTAGCGTGGAGCGGAACTGCTCCGCCGCGGGCCAGGAGAGCGCGGTCCCGTCGTCTCCGTCGTGGATGCGGCGGCCTCCCGCTCCTCCCCCGCCAGGTGGCCGAGGCTGCTTCGCGGGCTTCACAGGCTTGacgtcctcctccaccacgcCGGGAAAGCTGTAGGCGGCCTGCTGGTCGCGGCGCCAGTGCTCCACCACTGCCGGCTtgacgtcgccgtcgtcgtcgtcgaagtAGGGGTCGTAGGAGTGGACGTAGCGGCCGTAGGtggaggccgcggaggaggtggagtggTACTGGTGCCACGACATggcggcgatgagttcctcctgcgGAAGGGAGGGGACGAGGGGAGATCGGGAGTGGGGAGAAGAGGAGGCGATGAGGTGGCGAGATTGGTGGGGGTTAACGTTAGTGCGGGGGCGGTTTGATTTTGTGCCTTGGGCTCCTTCCGGTGGAAGATTGGTGTCTTTGGAAACCGATCGGCAGCACGGATTGGCTTCCACGGGAAGACTGATGGCCTGAGGCCTTTCGAGTTTTGACGGAGTAcatatcctttttcttcctaGAGAAACTTGCGGCTCGAAGATATTcttgtttgaagtttgaattttgaaatcgCCTAGTGGGATCATCGATCATCTGAACAGGGTGACAGTGGTAAAGGTGTGGTCACTATAACTGTACATAATAAATTAATAATACATAATGTATTTTTATGAGAGGTGGGTTACGTTAAGAACACTCCATTCCAtcagtttcaaattgtaggttattttagaattttagatgcataattttttatgcacttaaatatagattatttctatatacatagcaaGATCTACGTATTTAGAACAATTTATAGAATGGAGAGAAACAGCCTATAATTTAGAAGGGAGAAAGTGAATGCATTTTTGTTGTTCTCGATACACGACGACCAAGGTTCTGTATCCAAACAATAGATGACCTATGTATCGATGTACTGCTTTCTCGATGTACCGCTTTCTCTTCCTACGTGAAGGTTTGTGCCATGATGAAGGTGTTGGTTATACAATAACGGATGGATTTTAGTGAACTTggtgtgaaaaaaaaacaaactgtTACGATGGAACACTGGCATAGTGATGCGTTGAAAGTGGTAACAATTTGACCCAACACAATGGAGTACCAACTAAGGTTCCGTTTGGATAtttcctgctaaagtttagcacctgttacataggatatttggatgctaattagaagtattaaacataggctaattacaaaactaattgcacagatcgagtctaattcacgacacgaatctattaagcctaattagtccatgatttgataatgtggtgctacagtaaccatttgttaatgatggattaattaggcttaatagattcatctcgcgaattagcacagggttctgtaattagttttataattagctcatgtttagtcctcctaattagcatttgaacatccgatgtgacactgctaaagtttagcacctagtatccaaacaacccctaaaTTAAATGCCATGGCATTGTGAGACCCAAGAACTCATTCATGTCATGATTGAAATAACCAAGCTTCTTCATTACCTATATGACTCCAAAGCCCAACTATCCACACACCTTTAGGGCACGTTCAACAGTTTAGACGGCTACCGTCTGCAGAACCATGACATGTTGCATACAGACAGTGAAACAGACAATCTGTACAGAGATCTGTCTTTTAGGTTGTCTGCGAAGTATTTAATCCATTCATGGGCACATAAATCATGGTGATCAAGTGTAAATTTGATATGTGTAGCCATTTTATTGCTTATATGATAGAATGCAATTTGGGTTTAATCATTGACACATGAATTTAACATAGaagtataaatataatatatatttataataattgaTATTTGCAATACATCCCGTGACCTTGAGGCCGTGACTTCCTTGGCTTACAGCTCTGTCCCCCTCTCGATTACTCGATCTCGATCTCTCTCTTTCGTCTCGATCTCTCCCGGGTCCTGACGGACTCAGTAGATCATGCGGCTCGACGGGTGGGGGCCTCGTGCGTTGGCCGGCAGCCGCCGAGCGCGGCGCAGGGTCGACGGGCAGCGCATGGCTCAACgctcggcggccggcgcggcttAGCCAGCGGCGGGCGAGAAGCGGGCAGCGCAGGAGGCAGGTTAGTGCTCGTGCGCACCGGTGCCGTAGCTTCACGGCTGCGGCCTTCTGCTCCGGTGCCGCCACCGCATCGAGCAACTTTcgcgtctccgccgccgccgtcgctggctGTTTTTGCCGCATGGTGCTGCACAACATATTGGGGTCGGATTTTTGGCGCCACCAGTGATTTCTTCCCACCAAAACACTCTCGCCGCAACGGATCAGTCGCAGACATCATCGGCTCGAGACGAACCATACAACGCGCGTCGAGCCAGCGATTGATTCTGGGAGAACGGACCGCGGCCGTCGTCTCACGAGACGATAGCAGCATTCTCTCTTCGCATTCAACTGTGTACACGTAGGATGCGAAGACGGCAGCCGTCAATgcgttgtacgtgcccttagGATTTTTTTATCCTTGAACATATAGCGAACAAAGCATAATGTGACATGTAGTTTGCACTATAATCATTAATTAATACGATATATTCATACATGACCTTATTAGTTAATGCGATATATTCATTGGGATCATGTAGAATCCACTCGACATCATAAAATGCATTATCATCTCCACACAAGTTACTATACTTTAGACATTTATGAATTTCTATTACTGCAGATCTATGCTGAAACCTTGAGGGCGGCCATACTTGCCACTTCAAGTTCTACATCAATGTCATTATTATGTGTCTGCAAGTGAATGGAATGGAATGACCGTGCTTTTCATACGTTGTAGTTCTGGCATAGATGTACTAGAGTTATGTTTGCTCTATTTTCAGGTTCATAACTATTTGTATAGTCAGCTTTTGACTCAACTGTAAACTTGTGTTCGTGAAAATCAGCATCACAATGGTTTCGGAGCTAAACTACAAAATTGACTTTAACTGTCACTTCTAGCCACGAACAGATAATACAAatactttttgaaaaaaatagacACTTGTGGCAAAATTGATGTACTAGTGGCAAAAAATATAGATGTATTAGTTGTGGAAAAATTAGAACTTAAACactaaggtcttgtttagttggccaatttgggagatgcaaaattcctgttccagcactgtagcatactatagcgtttcgtttgtatttgtgaattattgtccaaatattgactaattaggctcaaaagattcgtctcgcaaagtacaacaaaactgtgcaattagtttttaatttcatctatatttagtactccatgcatgtaccgcaagtttgatgtaatggggaatcttctttttgcatagtgtcaaagttgggagttagaggtaactaaacatgacctaaaAAGTAAACAAATATTTTTGACCCATGCTTCGTTTATGACAACGGTGTGATGTTCCCCTTTCTCCCTTGTTTGCCAAAGTTTTAGATGATTATTTAGACATAAGAATGACTACAAATATAGAAGTTCAACTAAAATAAAGTTGCAGATGTTGTGAAAAACAACAATTCTTATATAGGATTTTTTTCATCCGTGCAtgaatatttttaatttttcacGTTCCACATAAATTACGAACAAAGGCTATGCGTTCATGCTTTAGGCATGAACCAACTTAAAAACAACATATATTATAGTCTAAATATATCCGTAGAGATGATCAGGTGTAGTATCACAATTTTTTCATACATTTCATATGCAATACgttaatcatttttttttgatcAGGTGTGTATATTTCACAATTGCAGTGAGAGATTCGAAATTCATAGAACATTCATACAAAATCAGATGAAAGAAACATCACTTTGGACTACAACTTTATAGCTAAAAACCTTGTCACTCGAAGTCCTTTAAATGTCTAAATCTGAGCAGTTATCTACCCCTTATCTAAACTTTCGGATAACAAGgcacaaagaaagaaaatgacaTTGCTATTAGATTGTTCATGTGAGATGGTAAGCAATTTAACTTTGTGCATGCGAGGTGCTTGAGCGTTCTTTTTCAAATATTTTTAGAACAAAAACTAGTGATGTTACAACCCGCAAGCATCTATGTTTTTTTAGTACGGAGTGAAAGTAGACGGCTTAATAAAAGTACTCACTTCATTTCAAATTGGAAGtagttttgacttttctaagtttatAGGTGTTGTCATGTATTTAGAcgtagtatatatctagatacatagcaaaaactatgcaccggaaaaaactaaaacgatctataatttggaacggagggagtattaagcTATATTCATCTATTTATGCGGGCCGTCACAGCTCGAACGATATTACTGCCTTCCCCCAGGAACCAACACGTGCTGACAGAAAACACAGGCAGGAAGGCAAAACCACAGCCGCCT contains:
- the LOC101778447 gene encoding uncharacterized protein LOC101778447, whose protein sequence is MSWHQYHSTSSAASTYGRYVHSYDPYFDDDDGDVKPAVVEHWRRDQQAAYSFPGVVEEDVKPVKPAKQPRPPGGGGAGGRRIHDGDDGTALSWPAAEQFRSTLRTQESLAGLRARYGVPEGFGLIPAGASQSACDPPPQPRGRGGAAASAVPICVHAQAFAAGMRLPLHPFVAGALAHYGIAPSQLAPNGWRVLVAFAVLCHFRGAGAPSLPVFRHFFALAPLPKAKGWYSFRGRESVPALFTGLPNSTKTWKEEFLLV